One part of the Quercus lobata isolate SW786 chromosome 7, ValleyOak3.0 Primary Assembly, whole genome shotgun sequence genome encodes these proteins:
- the LOC115953443 gene encoding uncharacterized protein LOC115953443 isoform X1, with the protein MAPTIPQTLRPLLSQHRTTTATAKFLISRNPAHKWTNTNNNNNNNNNNNNAYSSPRLTYFHHPHLNPAHLPLSLCHRFLLPRHPLRLLRRLCSPPFRHSLTLMTTSQATASDSTQPSNKTVRVVIKGRVQGVFYRNWTVENATQLGLKGWVRNRRDGSVEALFSGNPDVVQEMEQRCRRGPPDAMVTGLEVFPSSDDPGSGFKRKPTA; encoded by the exons ATGGCGCCAACAATTCCACAAACACTAAGGCCACTGTTAAGCCAGCACAGAACAACCACAGCAACAGCCAAATTCCTCATATCTCGCAACCCAGCACATAAATGGACcaacacaaacaacaacaac aacaacaacaacaacaacaacaatgctTATAGTTCTCCTAGACTCACCTATTTCCATCATCCTCACCTTAATCCTGCTCATCTTCCTCTTTCGCTTTGCCATCGTTTTCTTCTTCCTCGTCATCCTCTTCGTCTTCTGCGCCGACTTTGTTCACCTCCTTTTCGACATTCTCTGACCCTTATGACCACTTCTCAGGCCACCGCGTCGGACTCCACACAGCCCTCAAACAAAACG GTGAGGGTTGTGATAAAGGGGCGGGTACAGGGGGTGTTTTATAGAAACTGGACAGTGGAGAATGCGACCCAATTGGGGCTGAAAGGTTGGGTGCGGAACAGGAGGGATGGCTCTGTGGAAGCTTTATTCTCTGGGAACCCTGATGTGGTCCAGGAGATGGAGCAAAGGTGTCGCCGAGGTCCACCGGATGCAATGGTTACTGGCCTCGAGGTATTTCCTAGCAGTGATGATCCTGGTTCTGGATTCAAGCGCAAACCAACTGCCTGA
- the LOC115953443 gene encoding uncharacterized protein LOC115953443 isoform X2 yields MAPTIPQTLRPLLSQHRTTTATAKFLISRNPAHKWTNTNNNNNNNNNNAYSSPRLTYFHHPHLNPAHLPLSLCHRFLLPRHPLRLLRRLCSPPFRHSLTLMTTSQATASDSTQPSNKTVRVVIKGRVQGVFYRNWTVENATQLGLKGWVRNRRDGSVEALFSGNPDVVQEMEQRCRRGPPDAMVTGLEVFPSSDDPGSGFKRKPTA; encoded by the exons ATGGCGCCAACAATTCCACAAACACTAAGGCCACTGTTAAGCCAGCACAGAACAACCACAGCAACAGCCAAATTCCTCATATCTCGCAACCCAGCACATAAATGGACcaacacaaacaac aacaacaacaacaacaacaacaatgctTATAGTTCTCCTAGACTCACCTATTTCCATCATCCTCACCTTAATCCTGCTCATCTTCCTCTTTCGCTTTGCCATCGTTTTCTTCTTCCTCGTCATCCTCTTCGTCTTCTGCGCCGACTTTGTTCACCTCCTTTTCGACATTCTCTGACCCTTATGACCACTTCTCAGGCCACCGCGTCGGACTCCACACAGCCCTCAAACAAAACG GTGAGGGTTGTGATAAAGGGGCGGGTACAGGGGGTGTTTTATAGAAACTGGACAGTGGAGAATGCGACCCAATTGGGGCTGAAAGGTTGGGTGCGGAACAGGAGGGATGGCTCTGTGGAAGCTTTATTCTCTGGGAACCCTGATGTGGTCCAGGAGATGGAGCAAAGGTGTCGCCGAGGTCCACCGGATGCAATGGTTACTGGCCTCGAGGTATTTCCTAGCAGTGATGATCCTGGTTCTGGATTCAAGCGCAAACCAACTGCCTGA
- the LOC115953443 gene encoding uncharacterized protein LOC115953443 isoform X3 — MTTSQATASDSTQPSNKTVRVVIKGRVQGVFYRNWTVENATQLGLKGWVRNRRDGSVEALFSGNPDVVQEMEQRCRRGPPDAMVTGLEVFPSSDDPGSGFKRKPTA, encoded by the exons ATGACCACTTCTCAGGCCACCGCGTCAGACTCCACACAGCCCTCAAACAAAACG GTGAGGGTTGTGATAAAGGGGCGGGTACAGGGGGTGTTTTATAGAAACTGGACAGTGGAGAATGCGACCCAATTGGGGCTGAAAGGTTGGGTGCGGAACAGGAGGGATGGCTCTGTGGAAGCTTTATTCTCTGGGAACCCTGATGTGGTCCAGGAGATGGAGCAAAGGTGTCGCCGAGGTCCACCGGATGCAATGGTTACTGGCCTCGAGGTATTTCCTAGCAGTGATGATCCTGGTTCTGGATTCAAGCGCAAACCAACTGCCTGA